Within the Borrelia parkeri genome, the region TGAGAATAAAAAAGTTTTTACCAACAAAAGAAAAACCATTCATTTTAGGACTCCCAACGGGTAGCTCACCAATTGGAATGTATAAACATTTAATTGAAATGAATAAACTTGGAAAAATTTCATTTGAAAATGTAGTCACATTTAATATGGATGAATACATAAAATTAGATAAAAATCACCCTGAAAGCTATCACTCATTTATGTGGAGCAACTTTTTTTCACATATAGATATCAAAAAAGAAAATATACACATGTTAAATGGTAATGCTACTAATCTTATAAATGAATGTGAAGAATATGAAAACAAAATTAAATCTTACGGTGGTATTATGCTTTTTGTGGGAGGAATTGGACCTGATGGTCATATTGCCTTTAATGAACCTGGATCATCACTGAGCTCAAGAACAAGAATTAAAACTTTGACTCAAGACACAATTATCGCAAACTCAAGGTTTTTTGAAAATGATATTAATAAAGTTCCCAAAAGTGCCTTAACAGTAGGAGTAGGAACAATTATGGATTCAAAAGAAGTGATGATTATAGTAAATGGACATAACAAAGCAAGAGCATTAAAACATGCTATTGAAAAAGGAGTAAATCATATGTGGACAATTAGTGCTCTACAGTTACATAAAAACGCAATCATAGTATCAGACGAAGCTGCAACATATGAACTAAAAGTCGGCACAGTAAAGTATTTCAATGATATCGAAAGGGATAATTTTAATAATGACATATAAACGTTATTAATTTCTAAAAATAGTAAATACAACATAAACTAAGCACAAGACATAAATTCTTTAAGCCTAGTTTACGAAACGCTTAAAATAACATTATTCTATGATTTCATTATATACTCTTGAAACCTCTTCCCAATTTAAAACCTTAAAGAACGCATCAATATATTCAACTCTTCTATTTTGATATTTAAGATAATAAGCATGTTCCCAAACATCAATACCTAAAATAGGTTTATAGTCTTCCATCAAAGGACTGTCCTGATTTTGTCTTGATATTATTTGCAATTCTTTACTTGCATGAAGAACCAGCCAAGCCCAACCACTTCCAAAAATACTAATAGCTGCATCTCTTAAGGCCAT harbors:
- the nagB gene encoding glucosamine-6-phosphate deaminase, whose translation is MRLIIRSNYNDISKWAANHVAMRIKKFLPTKEKPFILGLPTGSSPIGMYKHLIEMNKLGKISFENVVTFNMDEYIKLDKNHPESYHSFMWSNFFSHIDIKKENIHMLNGNATNLINECEEYENKIKSYGGIMLFVGGIGPDGHIAFNEPGSSLSSRTRIKTLTQDTIIANSRFFENDINKVPKSALTVGVGTIMDSKEVMIIVNGHNKARALKHAIEKGVNHMWTISALQLHKNAIIVSDEAATYELKVGTVKYFNDIERDNFNNDI